One genomic window of Phoenix dactylifera cultivar Barhee BC4 chromosome 6, palm_55x_up_171113_PBpolish2nd_filt_p, whole genome shotgun sequence includes the following:
- the LOC103703490 gene encoding laccase-21-like gives MHLFGFVVLCGLLASPVWATTHQHDFVIEETPYSRLCDTKKILTVNGQFPGPTIKARKGDTVIVRVYNHAGKNITLHWHGVDQPRNPWSDGPEYITQCPIQPGANFTYTILFSEEEGTLWWHAHSDWDRATVHGAIIVYPRRGTTFPFPKPYKEIPIILGEWWIANVSEVIEDALRTGGDPQISDAYTINGQPGDLYDCSKPGTFKALVEHGKTYLLRVVNAAVNNELFFAIAGHRLTVVGTDASYTKPFTTDFIMITPGQTMDLLLEANQPVANSTNNRYYMAASAYSSAVNVAFDDTTTTAIVEYINGTSTSSTSPPLPYLPSFDDTDSATNFTANLRSLASKDHPVDVPQTIDERIIISVSVNEILCPNGSCAGPNGNRLAASLNNVSFTLPFIDILDAYYRNIDGVYRTGFPSEPPFYFNFTGDNLPFSLLFPRSATEVRVLEYNTSVEVVFQGTNLLAGENHPMHLHGFSFYVVGRGFGNYDKEKDPDSYNLVDPPFENTVGVPKNGWAAIRFRAANPGVWFMHCHLDRHASWGMDTVFIVKNGASPQARMLPPPSNMPPC, from the exons ATGCATTTGTTCGGATTTGTGGTGTTATGTGGTCTACTTGCTAGCCCGGTTTGGGCTACCACTCATCAACATGACTTTGTT ATAGAAGAAACTCCCTACAGTCGGCTCTGTGACACCAAGAAAATCCTGACGGTGAACGGCCAGTTCCCAGGGCCAACCATCAAAGCTCGCAAGGGTGACACCGTTATCGTTAGGGTTTACAACCATGCGGGGAAAAACATCACGCTCCATTG GCATGGGGTGGACCAGCCAAGGAATCCATGGTCCGACGGCCCGGAGTACATCACGCAGTGTCCAATCCAGCCTGGAGCCAACTTCACGTACACCATCTTGTTCTCTGAAGAGGAAGGCACCCTCTGGTGGCATGCCCACAGCGACTGGGATCGGGCGACGGTACATGGAGCCATTATAGTGTACCCTCGGCGCGGAACCACCTTCCCCTTCCCCAAGCCCTACAAGGAGATACCCATCATTCTAG GAGAATGGTGGATCGCCAACGTGAGTGAAGTCATAGAAGACGCTCTCCGCACCGGCGGTGACCCGCAAATATCCGATGCCTACACCATCAACGGCCAACCCGGCGACCTCTACGACTGCTCCAAACCAG GAACATTCAAGGCTTTAGTGGAGCATGGCAAGACTTACCTCCTCCGAGTGGTCAATGCAGCCGTCAACAACGAGCTCTTCTTCGCCATTGCCGGACACCGGCTCACGGTGGTCGGCACCGATGCGAGCTACACTAAGCCCTTCACGACCGACTTCATCATGATCACACCAGGCCAGACCATGGACCTCCTTCTTGAGGCCAACCAACCAGTCGCTAACTCTACCAACAATCGTTACTACATGGCAGCTTCGGCCTACTCGAGCGCGGTTAACGTCGCGTTCGATGACACTACCACGACAGCCATCGTGGAGTACATCAACGGCACCAGTACTTCATCGACCTCTCCGCCACTCCCCTACCTCCCATCATTCGACGACACCGATTCGGCCACCAACTTCACCGCCAACCTCCGGTCTCTGGCGAGCAAAGACCACCCGGTCGACGTCCCGCAAACCATCGATGAACGGATCATCATCTCGGTATCGGTCAATGAGATTTTATGCCCCAACGGATCGTGCGCGGGGCCGAATGGAAACCGGCTCGCCGCTAGCCTTAACAACGTAAGTTTTACTTTACCGTTCATCGATATCCTCGACGCCTACTACCGGAACATCGATGGGGTCTACCGGACGGGGTTTCCAAGCGAGCCGCCATTCTACTTCAACTTCACCGGAGATAACTTGCCGTTCAGCTTGTTGTTTCCGAGGAGCGCGACGGAGGTTAGGGTCTTGGAGTACAATACTAGCGTGGAGGTCGTGTTCCAGGGAACTAACCTTTTGGCTGGGGAGAACCATCCCATGCACTTGCATGGCTTTAGCTTCTACGTGGTGGGACGGGGGTTCGGAAACTATGACAAGGAGAAGGACCCGGATAGCTATAATTTGGTGGACCCACCATTCGAGAACACGGTTGGAGTGCCCAAGAATGGGTGGGCGGCTATCAGGTTCAGGGCTGCAAACCCAG GCGTCTGGTTCATGCACTGCCACTTGGATCGCCATGCCAGCTGGGGAATGGACACTGTGTTCATAGTGAAGAATGGTGCGAGCCCGCAAGCTCGAATGCTGCCTCCACCTTCAAACATGCCTCCTTGTTag
- the LOC103705353 gene encoding laccase-15-like — protein sequence MGMRGGEGLELVFSRLVLLLGFLFCAAGCNTRHYVFNVEGAPYTRLCSTKNILTINGQFPGPTIRAFSGDRVIVKVYNHAADNITIHWHGVKQPRNPWSDGPAYITQCPIQPGKMFKYTILLSSEEGTVWWHAHDDWNRATVHGAIVIYPKPPNCYPFKYHQEFLLILGEWWKRDMKEILEEAIQAQNDPVSDAFTINGQPGDLYPCSKSGTFRMVVEQGKRYLLRVINAAMSNSLFFSISKHQLVVVGSDGSYVKPITTDYILIAPGETMDLLLEANQKPTNLYYMAARALVYQNIANFDINATTAILTYTSNCHKKPPSFPSLPFYNDTAAATNFTSKLRSLADGHHPINVPTTVSHRLFITVSLNSMRNETKTTLSASLNNISFEIPSIDILQAYYKRINGVFGNKFPCKPPLYFNFTADDPPTSLLAPRKGTEVKVFEYGACVEVVFQGTSLVLAEDHPMHLHGFSFYVVGWGIGNFDARKDPLTYNLVDPPLKNTIDVPRDGWAAIRFKANNPGVWYLHCHLERHLTWGMTTVFIVKDGAHPQAKMLPPPRYMPPC from the exons ATGGGgatgagaggaggagagggattaGAATTGGTGTTCTCGAGGCTGGTGTTGCTGCTTGGATTTCTCTTCTGCGCGGCCGGGTGCAACACTCGGCACTATGTGTTCAAT GTGGAAGGTGCTCCTTACACTCGATTGTGCAGCACGAAGAACATCTTGACCATTAATGGGCAGTTTCCAGGCCCAACAATACGTGCTTTTAGTGGAGATAGAGTGATAGTCAAGGTCTACAACCATGCGGCTGATAATATTACAATCCATTG GCATGGAGTTAAACAGCCAAGAAATCCTTGGTCAGATGGTCCGGCATACATCACCCAGTGCCCAATTCAGCCAGGCAAAATGTTCAAGTACACCATCTTGCTGTCAAGCGAGGAAGGGACCGTTTGGTGGCATGCACACGACGATTGGAATCGAGCCACAGTTCATGGAGCCATTGTTATCTATCCCAAACCTCCCAATTGTTACCCGTTCAAGTACCATCAGGAATTCCTCCTCATACTTG GAGAGTGGTGGAAGAGAGATATGAAGGAGATACTTGAAGAAGCCATTCAAGCACAAAATGACCCAGTTTCAGACGCATTCACAATCAACGGTCAGCCTGGAGACCTGTATCCGTGCTCAAAGTCAG GAACCTTCAGAATGGTGGTGGAGCAAGGGAAGAGGTATCTCCTTCGTGTTATCAACGCAGCAATGAGCAACagtctcttcttctccatttccaAACATCAGTTGGTGGTCGTTGGCTCTGATGGCAGCTACGTGAAGCCCATAACCACAGATTATATCCTGATAGCCCCTGGGGAAACCATGGACCTACTCCTAGAAGCCAACCAGAAGCCAACCAATCTATACTACATGGCAGCCCGAGCCTTGGTCTATCAGAACATCGCCAACTTCGACATCAACGCCACCACTGCCATCTTAACATACACCAGTAATTGCCATAAGAAACCTCCTTCCTTCCCCTCCCTTCCCTTCTATAATGACACCGCGGCGGCAACCAACTTCACTTCGAAGCTCCGAAGCCTAGCTGATGGACACCACCCTATCAATGTCCCCACTACTGTTAGCCATCGTTTGTTCATTACTGTCTCGTTGAACAGCATGCGCAATGAAACAAAAACAACTTTGTCCGCAAGCCTAAACAATATAAGCTTCGAGATCCCCTCGATCGATATACTCCAAGCTTATTATAAGAGAATTAATGGGGTTTTCGGCAATAAATTCCCTTGCAAGCCACCGTTGTACTTCAATTTCACGGCGGATGACCCGCCAACGAGCTTGTTGGCGCCGAGGAAGGGGACTGAGGTGAAGGTGTTCGAGTATGGCGCTTGTGTGGAGGTTGTGTTCCAGGGCACATCGCTGGTGTTGGCGGAGGACCATCCCATGCACCTGCATGGCTTTAGCTTCTACGTGGTAGGATGGGGCATTGGGAACTTTGATGCGAGGAAGGATCCTTTGACGTATAACTTGGTGGATCCTCCTCTAAAGAACACCATTGATGTTCCAAGGGATGGCTGGGCGGCTATCAGATTCAAGGCCAATAATCCTG GCGTATGGTACCTGCATTGCCACTTGGAGCGCCACCTTACTTGGGGCATGACTACTGTGTTCATTGTGAAGGATGGTGCTCATCCACAAGCCAAGATGCTGCCCCCACCTCGTTATATGCCTCCATGCTAG